TCGGCGACTTCCTCCGGCGTCATTCCGGCTGTTTCATCCTGAAGCTTTAAGCGTATGGCGTGTATTTCCCTGTTATGCTAAATCCTGCCCAAAACAATATATTTTTACAAAAATTGTTAAAAAACGCTTGACAAAAAAAACAAGACAATATAATATTGAAACATATGACAAGGAGTAAAGGCTAAAATGAACGAATTCGCCTCTTTTTTAAAGGGAATTAGATTGAAATCAAAGTATACGCAAACTCAATTTGCTGCAAAATTAGGGATTGATACGGCTGCATTAAGTAAGATTGAAAATGGGAAGAAAGAATTTGATCCCAAGAAATTGGAGATTCTTTCTGAAGAATTTGATATCAATTTGGAGGAACTTAAATTAAAATATTTTGGAGAAAAAATAGCATTGGAATTATATAAAAATAAATGCCCTGCAAAGACATTTGAAATAGCTGAAGAAAAATATCATTGTTTTGAGGTAAATGTTTGAAATGAGTGAAGAACTGTTGCAAAGAGACTTAATAAAACATCCTCAAAAAATCGGCAAATGGAATTTTTATAATATCGGATCAACTTCTATTAAATCATTAAAGGAGTATAATATTATTAGAAATGTTGATTATGGCAATGAAGAAAGGAAGAAAGTTGATGGAATAATTGTTCTAGAAAAAAAG
The sequence above is drawn from the Bacteroidales bacterium genome and encodes:
- a CDS encoding helix-turn-helix domain-containing protein; the protein is MNEFASFLKGIRLKSKYTQTQFAAKLGIDTAALSKIENGKKEFDPKKLEILSEEFDINLEELKLKYFGEKIALELYKNKCPAKTFEIAEEKYHCFEVNV